In Corvus moneduloides isolate bCorMon1 chromosome 3, bCorMon1.pri, whole genome shotgun sequence, one DNA window encodes the following:
- the LOC116441697 gene encoding uncharacterized protein LOC116441697 isoform X15, with product MALGAGGWSWIRWISLDQVDISECRWMSLDQVDVSGSGGCLWVQVDGPGSGGYLWIRWMALDQVDVSGCRWISLGAGGCLWIRWMALDQVDISGCRWMALDQVDGPGSGGWLWVQVDGPGSGGWLWIRWMSLDQVDGPGSSGYLWVQVDVSGSGGWPWIRWMALDQVDGPGSGGWPWMRWMALDQVDGPGSSGYLWVQVDVSGSGGWPWIRWMALDQVDGPGCRWMALDQVDGSGSSGYLWVQVDVSGSGGWPWIRWMALDQVDVSGSGGWPWIRWMALDQVDGSGSSGYLWVQVALVEQPPLWCCGCALAYVTSQPQVSPASATGRCHSHGPVLCSASKDVFLPAKVTHGNG from the exons ATGGCTCTGGGTGCAGGTGGATGGTCCTGGATCAGGTGGATATCTCTGGATCAGGTGGATATCTCTGAGTGCAGGTGGATGTCTCTGGATCAGGTGGATGTCTCTGGATCAGGTGGATGTCTCTGGGTGCAGGTGGATGGCCCTGGATCAGGTGGATATCTCTGGATCAGGTGGATGGCTCTGGATCAGGTGGATGTCTCTGGGTGCAGGTGGATATCTCTGGGTGCAGGTGGATGTCTCTGGATCAGGTGGATGGCCCTGGATCAGGTGGATATCTCTGGGTGCAGGTGGATGGCCCTGGATCAGGTGGATGGCCCTGGATCAG GTGGATGGCTCTGGGTGCAGGTGGATGGCCCTGGATCAGGTGGATGGCTCTGGATCAGGTGGATGTCTCTGGATCAGGTGGATGGCCCTGGATCCAGTGGATATCTCTGGGTGCAGGTGGATGTCTCTGGATCAGGTGGATGGCCCTGGATCAGGTGGATGGCTCTGGATCAGGTGGATGGCCCTGGATCAGGTGGATGGCCCTGGATGAGGTGGATGGCTCTGGATCAGGTGGATGGCCCTGGATCCAGTGGATATCTCTGGGTGCAGGTGGATGTCTCTGGATCAGGTGGATGGCCCTGGATCAGGTGGATGGCTCTGGATCAG GTGGATGGCCCTGGGTGCAGGTGGATGGCCCTGGATCAGGTGGATGGCTCTGGATCCAGTGGATATCTCTGGGTGCAGGTGGATGTCTCTGGATCAGGTGGATGGCCCTGGATCAGGTGGATGGCCCTGGATCAGGTGGATGTCTCTGGATCAGGTGGATGGCCCTGGATCAGGTGGATGGCTCTGGATCAGGTGGATGGCTCTGGATCCAGTGGATATCTCTGGGTGCAGGTGGCTCTGGTGGAGCAGCCCCCTCTctggtgctgtggctgtgccctggcatatgtcacctcccagccccaggtgtccccagcatCTGCCACGGGCCGATGTCACAGCCACGGTCCCGTCCTGTGCTCGGCTTCCAAGgatgtttttcttccagcaaaGGTCACACATGGAAATGggtga
- the LOC116441697 gene encoding putative uncharacterized protein AFDN-DT isoform X16 — MALGAGGWSWIRWISLDQVDISECRWMSLDQVDVSGSGGCLWVQVDGPGSGGYLWIRWMALDQVDVSGCRWISLGAGGCLWIRWMALDQVDISGCRWMALDQVDGPGSGGWPWIRWMALDQVDVSGSGGWPWIQWISLGAGGCLWIRWMALDQVDGSGSGGWPWIRWMALDEVDGSGSGGWPWIQWISLGAGGCLWIRWMALDQVDGSGSGGWPWIQWISLGAGGCLWIRWMALGAGGWPWIRWMALDPVDISGCRWLWWSSPLSGAVAVPWHMSPPSPRCPQHLPRADVTATVPSCARLPRMFFFQQRSHMEMGERRRSCSGCCGKSSSEGWIRQNPEWGSHQGSP, encoded by the exons ATGGCTCTGGGTGCAGGTGGATGGTCCTGGATCAGGTGGATATCTCTGGATCAGGTGGATATCTCTGAGTGCAGGTGGATGTCTCTGGATCAGGTGGATGTCTCTGGATCAGGTGGATGTCTCTGGGTGCAGGTGGATGGCCCTGGATCAGGTGGATATCTCTGGATCAGGTGGATGGCTCTGGATCAGGTGGATGTCTCTGGGTGCAGGTGGATATCTCTGGGTGCAGGTGGATGTCTCTGGATCAGGTGGATGGCCCTGGATCAGGTGGATATCTCTGGGTGCAGGTGGATGGCCCTGGATCAGGTGGATGGCCCTGGATCAG GTGGATGGCCCTGGATCAGGTGGATGGCTCTGGATCAGGTGGATGTCTCTGGATCAGGTGGATGGCCCTGGATCCAGTGGATATCTCTGGGTGCAGGTGGATGTCTCTGGATCAGGTGGATGGCCCTGGATCAGGTGGATGGCTCTGGATCAGGTGGATGGCCCTGGATCAGGTGGATGGCCCTGGATGAGGTGGATGGCTCTGGATCAGGTGGATGGCCCTGGATCCAGTGGATATCTCTGGGTGCAGGTGGATGTCTCTGGATCAGGTGGATGGCCCTGGATCAGGTGGATGGCTCTGGATCAGGTGGATGGCCCTGGATCCAGTGGATATCTCTGGGTGCAGGTGGATGTCTCTGGATCAGGTGGATGGCCCTGGGTGCAGGTGGATGGCCCTGGATCAGGTGGATGGCTCTGGATCCAGTGGATATCTCTGGGTGCAG GTGGCTCTGGTGGAGCAGCCCCCTCTctggtgctgtggctgtgccctggcatatgtcacctcccagccccaggtgtccccagcatCTGCCACGGGCCGATGTCACAGCCACGGTCCCGTCCTGTGCTCGGCTTCCAAGgatgtttttcttccagcaaaGGTCACACATGGAAATGggtgagaggaggaggagctgctctggctgctgtgggaaatCCAGCTCAGAGGGATGGATCAGACAAAACCCAGAGTGGGGCAGTCACCAGGGAAGTCCCTAA
- the LOC116441697 gene encoding uncharacterized protein LOC116441697 isoform X17 encodes MALGAGGWSWIRWISLDQVDISECRWMSLDQVDVSGSGGCLWVQVDGPGSGGYLWIRWMALDQVDVSGCRWISLGAGGCLWIRWMALDQVDISGCRWMALDQVDGPGSGGWLWVQVDGPGSGGWLWIRWMSLDQVDGPGSSGYLWVQVDVSGSGGWPWIRWMALDQVDGPGSGGWPWMRWMALDQVDGPGSSGYLWVQVDVSGSGGWPWIRWMALDQVDGPGCRWMALDQVDGSGSSGYLWVQVALVEQPPLWCCGCALAYVTSQPQVSPASATGRCHSHGPVLCSASKDVFLPAKVTHGNG; translated from the exons ATGGCTCTGGGTGCAGGTGGATGGTCCTGGATCAGGTGGATATCTCTGGATCAGGTGGATATCTCTGAGTGCAGGTGGATGTCTCTGGATCAGGTGGATGTCTCTGGATCAGGTGGATGTCTCTGGGTGCAGGTGGATGGCCCTGGATCAGGTGGATATCTCTGGATCAGGTGGATGGCTCTGGATCAGGTGGATGTCTCTGGGTGCAGGTGGATATCTCTGGGTGCAGGTGGATGTCTCTGGATCAGGTGGATGGCCCTGGATCAGGTGGATATCTCTGGGTGCAGGTGGATGGCCCTGGATCAGGTGGATGGCCCTGGATCAG GTGGATGGCTCTGGGTGCAGGTGGATGGCCCTGGATCAGGTGGATGGCTCTGGATCAGGTGGATGTCTCTGGATCAGGTGGATGGCCCTGGATCCAGTGGATATCTCTGGGTGCAGGTGGATGTCTCTGGATCAGGTGGATGGCCCTGGATCAGGTGGATGGCTCTGGATCAGGTGGATGGCCCTGGATCAGGTGGATGGCCCTGGATGAGGTGGATGGCTCTGGATCAGGTGGATGGCCCTGGATCCAGTGGATATCTCTGGGTGCAGGTGGATGTCTCTGGATCAGGTGGATGGCCCTGGATCAGGTGGATGGCTCTGGATCAG GTGGATGGCCCTGGGTGCAGGTGGATGGCCCTGGATCAGGTGGATGGCTCTGGATCCAGTGGATATCTCTGGGTGCAG GTGGCTCTGGTGGAGCAGCCCCCTCTctggtgctgtggctgtgccctggcatatgtcacctcccagccccaggtgtccccagcatCTGCCACGGGCCGATGTCACAGCCACGGTCCCGTCCTGTGCTCGGCTTCCAAGgatgtttttcttccagcaaaGGTCACACATGGAAATGggtga